A region of Nakaseomyces glabratus chromosome M, complete sequence DNA encodes the following proteins:
- the TIM8 gene encoding protein transporter TIM8 (CAGL0M00418g~Ortholog(s) have protein transporter activity, role in protein import into mitochondrial inner membrane and cytosol, mitochondrial intermembrane space protein transporter complex localization), with amino-acid sequence MSNLNPGELGDLTDASKKEIAAYLDAENSKQKVRTSINQFTDICFKKCISRVDNGNLSSQEEECLASCVNRFLDTNIRVVRGLQNSQ; translated from the coding sequence ATGTCTAACTTAAATCCTGGTGAGCTTGGCGATTTGACGGACGcttcaaagaaagagattgCTGCTTATCTTGATGCTGAGAATTCTAAGCAGAAAGTTAGGACATCGATTAACCAATTCACAGATATTTGTTTCAAGAAATGTATCTCCAGAGTCGATAACGGAAATCTGAGCTCTCAGGAGGAAGAATGTTTGGCCTCTTGCGTCAACAGATTTCTGGATACTAATATAAGAGTGGTCAGAGGATTGCAAAACTCTCAATGA
- the MCM22 gene encoding Mcm22p (CAGL0M00440g~Ortholog(s) have role in establishment of mitotic sister chromatid cohesion and condensed nuclear chromosome kinetochore localization), with translation MTNKSEIIDEYTAVLEREIENKRYFLKESHDALRDLIESKAERLNGAGSVQGRRSAINKDVWQKFMEKPMYLPERQDPIGLNLVSARLREKTESMGPWLEVEKEIVHVEETYLNSLRQLNAAMQDTIAEFRKNPPKPREELVSKDYSLSSLKTQHESLHKELKEFVTRYLEPNAPENTSAEEMLQLISTLVQGKTLDKDQFKNSQSLFRLLMKGMLLENTDTNSYKLIDLVS, from the coding sequence ATGACTAACAAAAGTGAGattattgatgaatataCTGCAGTACTTGAGCGCGAGATAGAAAACAAACGGTATTTTCTGAAGGAGTCTCATGACGCGCTACGCGATCTCATCGAGTCTAAGGCAGAAAGACTGAATGGGGCAGGGTCAGTTCAAGGCAGACGGTCTGCAATTAATAAAGACGTGTGGCAGAAGTTCATGGAGAAGCCTATGTATCTACCGGAGAGACAAGACCCGATCGGGCTTAATCTGGTTTCTGCGCGCTTGCGAGAAAAAACAGAGTCTATGGGTCCCTGGCTTGAAGTAGAGAAAGAGATCGTGCATGTTGAGGAAACCTATTTGAATTCATTGAGACAGTTGAACGCTGCGATGCAAGACACTATAGCAGAGTTTCGAAAGAACCCTCCTAAACCACGAGAGGAATTGGTATCAAAAGACTATTCACTTTCGAGTTTGAAAACTCAACATGAAAGTTTACATAAAGAACTAAAAGAATTTGTAACTAGGTACCTAGAACCAAATGCACCAGAAAATACTTCTGCGGAAGAAATGCTTCAATTGATCTCAACTTTAGTACAAGGCAAGACTCTAGACAAAGATCAATTCAAGAACTCTCAAAGCCTCTTTAGGCTATTGATGAAGGGCATGTTGTTAGAAAATACAGACACTAACAGTTACAAGTTAATAGATCTTGTATCGTAG